A section of the Mycteria americana isolate JAX WOST 10 ecotype Jacksonville Zoo and Gardens chromosome 19, USCA_MyAme_1.0, whole genome shotgun sequence genome encodes:
- the RPUSD4 gene encoding pseudouridylate synthase RPUSD4, mitochondrial isoform X1, translating into MAAASGGLRRWWRPAAGLGRAVRTVCGSGRAAAEALRAEKLAERLRARRSEEEKREIPKDPVQRRVRELAMLSKQLQQVHPNVLAKVLKQKTVYQNEEIVVINKPYGLPVHGGPGIKNCIADVLPILAKMLENMKAEPLHLCHRLDKETTGVMVLARSKEVAERIRLLFKTRQVEKTYWAISLGDPDPTEGIVEIPIVEKEVRSHQSHYKMTLAPNYRLSPEDGKVVKIRKNRNAESAVTRYRLLARSSACSLLELQPITGVKHQIRVHLAYGLGCPILGDHKYSHWSKLAPQKLPEITLKKLKLVQSKARHLPLHLHAHRLSLPLGERIDLVCKPPLFFQKTLKKLELDIAND; encoded by the exons atggcggcggcgagcggcgggcTGCGGCGGTGGTGGCGGCCCGCCGCGGGCCTGGGCCGGGCGGTGCGCACCGTctgcggcagcgggcgggcggcggcggaggcgctGCGGGCCGAGAAGCTGGCGGAGCGGCTTCGGGCGCGGAGGAGCGAGGAGGAGAAGCGGGAG ATCCCCAAAGACCCCGTGCAGCGACGGGTCCGGGAACTTGCCAtgctgagcaagcagctgcagcaggttcACCCCAACGTCCTGGCCAAAGTGCTCAAGCAGAAAACCGTGTACCAGAACGAGGAGATTGTGGTGATCAACAAACCCTACGGCCTTCCCGTGCACG GTGGCCCCGGGATCAAGAATTGTATTGCTGACGTGCTGCCGATTTTGGCCAAGATGTTGGAGAACATGAAAGCCGAACCCCTCCACCTCTGCCACCGGCTGGATAAGGAGACCACGGGCGTGATGGTGCTGGCGCGGAGCAAGGAGGTGGCGGAGAGGATCCGGCTTCTCTTCAAAACTCGCCAGGTGGAGAAGACCTACTG GGCAATTAGCTTGGGGGACCCAGACCCCACCGAGGGCATTGTAGAGATTCCCATCGTGGAGAAGGAGGTGCGGAGCCACCAGTCGCACTACAAG ATGACGCTGGCCCCCAACTATCGCCTGTCTCCGGAGGACGGGAAGGTGGTGAAAATCCGCAAGAACCGCAACGCCGAAAGCGCCGTGACGCGGTACCGCCTTCTGGCTCGTTCTTCCGCCTGCTCTCTGCTGGAGCTCCAGCCCATCACGG gGGTGAAGCACCAGATCCGGGTTCACCTGGCCTATGGGTTGGGGTGCCCCATCCTGGGGGATCACAAATACTCGCACTGGAGCAAGCTGGCACCCCAG AAGCTTCCTGAAATCACCTTGAAGAAGCTGAAGCTGGTGCAGAGCAAGGCTCGCCACCtccccctccacctccacgcccaccggctctccctgcccctgggCGAGCGGATAGACCTCGTCTGCAAGCCGCCCCTCTTCTTCCAAAAGACTCTGAAGAAGCTGGAGCTGGACATCGCTAATGACTAA
- the PANX3 gene encoding pannexin-3 produces the protein MSLSHTAAEYMLSDALLPDPGGSRAKGLRLELPSDRLLKFVTVGLPLFLVSLAFAREFSTGSQISCFSPTNFTGKQSAYVDTACWDSLLHHGFDAEGQAVTKSLWALKVFPYSLLVVAVLMYMPYLLWRYAAAPALHSDLLFIIDELDKSYNRSVRLVQHMRKVQQASAEPERFWEEYERARRERYFEFPLLERYLTCKQHAHSLVFIYILRNLLLLLFLAATCLYLVFLHLNIFFQDEFSCSIKTGLLQAEPHIPPLIPCKLVFFSIFQLISLSIGGVYVLLIPVVVYNALQLCQWDKGLLSVYEMLPAFDLLSRKMLTCPVNDLNVILLFLRANISELTSFGRLNAVSALREATANKQDIDTVVDFMTLLAGLETTKPKHHHACAPEADGSAPLSNGGALETKPGVEAMGKASRDSLGSA, from the exons ATGTCCCTCTCGCACACGGCCGCTGAGTACATGCTCTCCGACGCTCTCCTCCCGGATCCCGGTGGTTCCCGAGCCAAGGGCCTGCGGCTGGAGCTGCCGAGCGATCGCCTGCTGAAGTTTGTCACCGTGGGGCTGCCCCTCTTCCTCGTCTCGCTGGCTTTTGCCCGGGAGTTCTCCACCG GCTCGCAGATCAGCTGCTTCTCTCCCACCAACTTCACGGGGAAGCAGTCCGCCTATGTCGACACGGCTTGCTGGGACTCCCTCCTCCACCACGGCTTTGACGCCGAGGGACAGGCCGTCACCAAGTCCCTCTGGGCTCTCAAG GTCTTCCCCTACTCGCTGCTGGTGGTGGCGGTGCTCATGTACATGCCTTACCTGCTGTGGCGTTACGCGGCAGCCCCCGCCCTCCATTCCGACCTCCTCTTCATCATCGACGAGCTGGACAAATCCTACAACCGCTCCGTGCGCCTGGTGCAGCACATGAGGAAGGTCCAGCAGGCCAGCGCCGAGCCGGAGCGATTCTGGGAGGAATACGAGAG GGCCCGCCGGGAGAGGTATTTTGAGTTCCCGTTGCTGGAGCGCTACCTCACCTGCAAGCAGCACGCCCACTCCCTGGTGTTCATCTACATCCTGAGgaacctgctgctgctcttgttcttgGCTGCCACCTGCCTCTACCTGGTCTTCCTCCACCTCAACATCTTCTTCCAGGATGAGTTCAGCTGCTCCATCAAAACGGGGCTGCTCCAGGCGGAGCCCCATATTCCCCCCCTCATCCCCTGCAAGCTCGtcttcttctccatcttccaGCTCATCAGCCTCTCGATCGGCGGCGTCTATGTCCTCCTCATACCCGTCGTCGTCTACAacgccctgcagctctgccagtggGACAAGGGGCTGCTCTCCGTCTACGAGATGCTGCCCGCCTTCGATCTCCTCAGCCGCAAGATGCTCACCTGCCCCGTCAACGACCTCAAcgtcatcctcctcttcctccgggcCAACATCTCCGAGCTGACCTCCTTCGGCCGCCTCAACGCCGTCAGCGCCTTGAGGGAAGCCACCGCCAACAAGCAGGACATCGATACCGTCGTTGACTTCATGACGCTGCTGGCCGGGCTGGAGACCACCAAGCCCAAACACCACCACGCCTGTGCCCCCGAGGCCGACGGCAGCGCGCCCCTCTCCAATGGCGGGGCTCTAG AAACGAAGCCTGGAGTGGAAGCGATGGGGAAAGCCTCCCGGGATTCGCTGGGCTCTGCCTGA
- the RPUSD4 gene encoding pseudouridylate synthase RPUSD4, mitochondrial isoform X2, producing MLSKQLQQVHPNVLAKVLKQKTVYQNEEIVVINKPYGLPVHGGPGIKNCIADVLPILAKMLENMKAEPLHLCHRLDKETTGVMVLARSKEVAERIRLLFKTRQVEKTYWAISLGDPDPTEGIVEIPIVEKEVRSHQSHYKMTLAPNYRLSPEDGKVVKIRKNRNAESAVTRYRLLARSSACSLLELQPITGVKHQIRVHLAYGLGCPILGDHKYSHWSKLAPQKLPEITLKKLKLVQSKARHLPLHLHAHRLSLPLGERIDLVCKPPLFFQKTLKKLELDIAND from the exons AtgctgagcaagcagctgcagcaggttcACCCCAACGTCCTGGCCAAAGTGCTCAAGCAGAAAACCGTGTACCAGAACGAGGAGATTGTGGTGATCAACAAACCCTACGGCCTTCCCGTGCACG GTGGCCCCGGGATCAAGAATTGTATTGCTGACGTGCTGCCGATTTTGGCCAAGATGTTGGAGAACATGAAAGCCGAACCCCTCCACCTCTGCCACCGGCTGGATAAGGAGACCACGGGCGTGATGGTGCTGGCGCGGAGCAAGGAGGTGGCGGAGAGGATCCGGCTTCTCTTCAAAACTCGCCAGGTGGAGAAGACCTACTG GGCAATTAGCTTGGGGGACCCAGACCCCACCGAGGGCATTGTAGAGATTCCCATCGTGGAGAAGGAGGTGCGGAGCCACCAGTCGCACTACAAG ATGACGCTGGCCCCCAACTATCGCCTGTCTCCGGAGGACGGGAAGGTGGTGAAAATCCGCAAGAACCGCAACGCCGAAAGCGCCGTGACGCGGTACCGCCTTCTGGCTCGTTCTTCCGCCTGCTCTCTGCTGGAGCTCCAGCCCATCACGG gGGTGAAGCACCAGATCCGGGTTCACCTGGCCTATGGGTTGGGGTGCCCCATCCTGGGGGATCACAAATACTCGCACTGGAGCAAGCTGGCACCCCAG AAGCTTCCTGAAATCACCTTGAAGAAGCTGAAGCTGGTGCAGAGCAAGGCTCGCCACCtccccctccacctccacgcccaccggctctccctgcccctgggCGAGCGGATAGACCTCGTCTGCAAGCCGCCCCTCTTCTTCCAAAAGACTCTGAAGAAGCTGGAGCTGGACATCGCTAATGACTAA
- the LOC142418799 gene encoding sperm surface protein Sp17 isoform X1, producing MSIPSSRTTVRLPAGFRNLLEGLALEVLRAQPTDVVAFAAQHFQTLLQQREAGSADPAAWGARLEDELLAQPLFQEPEKDEEKEDKEKEEDKAGEQAGSVASTDTEGACTKLDEDILDIPLDDPDANAAAAKIQASFRGHMTRKKIKGGEIDRKTKDAECANSTRGGDLRNGD from the exons ATGTCCATCCCCTCCTCCAGAACCACCGTGCGGCTGCCCGCCGGCTTCCGAAAcctgctggaggggctggcacTGGAGGTGCTGCGGGCGCAGCCCACGGACGTGGTGGCCTTTGCTGCTCAGCACTTCCAAACgctgctgcagcagagagagg cggGCTCAGCTGACCCAGCGGCGTGGGGAGCCCGGCTGGAGGACGAGCTTCTCGCCCAGCCCCTTTTCCAG GAACCGGAGAAGGACGAGGAGAAAGAggacaaggagaaggaggaggacaaggcaggggagcaggcaggcagcgtCGCGTCCACGGACACG GAGGGAGCCTGCACGAAGCTGGACGAGGACATCCTGGACATCCCCTTGGACGATCCCGACGCCAACGCGGCGGCCGCCAAGATCCAGGCTAGTTTCCGCGGCCATATGACCCGCAAGAAGATCAAAGGGGGCGAGATCGATCGGAAAACCAAGGACGCCGAGTGCGCCAACAGCACCCGCGGCGGTGACCTCCGCAACGGCGACTAG
- the SIAE gene encoding sialate O-acetylesterase isoform X1 gives MAAWALLALAPVAAGAMLGFASYYGDHMVLQKEPAGAVVWGYGEPGAAVTVALSGDGGVIVMKKTARVKGPSGTWTTVLDPMDQGGPYALTAGQGSENVTLRDVYFGDVWLCSGQSNMAMTVLQIANASQELAAAARYPYVRVFAAAPARSEVELEDLERIDLPWSIPTAENLGHGNFTYFSAVCWLLGRYLYEALRYPIGLVEAAWGGTPIEAWSSRRALRVCGLPEDAGSISSHPHLSGPQTPSVLWNAMIHPLLNMTLRGVAWYQGEANAFLHTDRYNCTFPALIADWRWAFHAGSAGQTEPLLPFGFVQLSTYRRQNPDDSFARLRWHQTADLGVVPNARMPGTFMAVAMDLCDEHSPYGSIHPRDKQNVAHRLHLGARAVAYGEKDLVFQGPYPTRAVLEVTRGLLNLTYSQELVCRQRDTRAFEVCCSNQSSPCGWLPAPVVVAESRTVTLALTGCGTLVLGLRYAWAEWPCEYESCALYNSWGLPAPPFLMDALPVGESPGLSKTAGERELLLLPGSWISRGI, from the exons ATGGCGGCGTgggcgctgctggcgctggctCCGGTGGCGGCAG GGGCGATGCTTGGCTTCGCGTCCTACTACGGCGACCACATGGTGTTGCAGAAGGAGCCGGCGGGGGCCGTGGTGTGGGGCTATGGGGAGCCGGGGGCCGCGGTGACCGTGGCTCTCTCCGGGGATGGTGGCGTCATCGTCATGAAGAAGACGGCACGAGTTAAAG GACCTTCTGGGACGTGGACAACTGTCCTGGACCCTATGGATCAAGGCGGTCCCTACGCGCTGACGGCCGGGCAGGGCTCGGAGAACGTGACGCTGCGGGACGTCTACTTTGGGGACGTGTGGCTTTGCAGCGGGCAGAGCAACATGGCAATGACGGTCTTGCAG ATCGCCAACGCCAGCCAGGAGCTCGCCGCTGCCGCTCGCTACCCCTACGTCCGCGTCTTcgccgcagcgcccgcccgctCCGAGGTGGAGCTGGAGGACCTGGAGCGAATTGACTTGCCGTGGTCCATCCCGACGGCCG AAAACCTGGGCCATGGGAATTTCACCTACTTCTCGGCCGTCTGCTGGCTGTTGGGGCGCTACCTCTACGAGGCTCTGCGGTACCCCATCGGGCTGGTGGAGGCGGCCTGGGGGGGCACCCCCATCGAGGCCTGGTCCTCCCGAAGGGCTCTGCGGGTGTGCGGGCTGCCGGAGGACGCGGGGAG CATCTCCTCGCACCCGCATCTCTCCGGCCCGCAAACGCCCTCCGTGCTCTGGAACGCCATGATCCACCCGCTGCTCAACATGACGCTGCGGGGTGTCGCTTGGTACCAGG GCGAGGCCAACGCCTTCCTGCACACGGACCGGTACAACTGCACCTTCCCCGCGCTCATCGCCGACTGGCGCTGGGCTTTCCATGCCGGATCGGCCGGGCAGACAGAGCCGCTCCTCCCGTTCGGCTTCGTGCAG TTGTCCACCTATCGCCGGCAGAACCCGGACGACAGCTTCGCCCGTCTCCGCTGGCACCAAACGGCCGATTTGGGGGTTGTCCCCAACGCCAGGATGCCCGGCACCTTCATGGCCGTGGCCATGGATCTGTGCGATGAGCACTCTCCCTACGGCAG CATCCACCCCCGGGACAAGCAGAACGTGGCCCACCGGCTGCACCTGGGTGCCAGAGCTGTGGCGTACGGGGAGAAAGACCTGGTTTTCCAAGGGCCATATCCCACCCGGGCCGTGCTGGAGGTGACCAGGGGTCTCCTGAACCTCACCTACAGCCAGGAGCTCGTCTGCCGTCAGAGGGACACGCGGGCGTTCGAG GTCTGCTGCTCTAACCAGTCGTCCCCGTGCGGGTGGCTGCCGGCACCCGTGGTGGTGGCGGAGTCCCGCACGGTGACGCTGGCCCTGACCGGTTGCGGGACGCTGGTGCTGGGCTTGCGCTACGCCTGGGCCGAGTGGCCCTGCGAGTACGAGTCCTGCGCCCTCTACAACTCCTGGGGTCTGCCTGCACCTCCTTTCCTCATGGATGCCCTGCCCGTAGGGGAAAGCCCAGGGCTCTCCAAAACAGCCGGAGAGAGggagctgcttctcctccccGGCTCCTGGATCTCCCGGGGGATTTAG
- the SIAE gene encoding sialate O-acetylesterase isoform X2, which produces MAAWALLALAPVAAGAMLGFASYYGDHMVLQKEPAGAVVWGYGEPGAAVTVALSGDGGVIVMKKTARVKGPSGTWTTVLDPMDQGGPYALTAGQGSENVTLRDVYFGDVWLCSGQSNMAMTVLQIANASQELAAAARYPYVRVFAAAPARSEVELEDLERIDLPWSIPTAENLGHGNFTYFSAVCWLLGRYLYEALRYPIGLVEAAWGGTPIEAWSSRRALRVCGLPEDAGSISSHPHLSGPQTPSVLWNAMIHPLLNMTLRGVAWYQGEANAFLHTDRYNCTFPALIADWRWAFHAGSAGQTEPLLPFGFVQNPDDSFARLRWHQTADLGVVPNARMPGTFMAVAMDLCDEHSPYGSIHPRDKQNVAHRLHLGARAVAYGEKDLVFQGPYPTRAVLEVTRGLLNLTYSQELVCRQRDTRAFEVCCSNQSSPCGWLPAPVVVAESRTVTLALTGCGTLVLGLRYAWAEWPCEYESCALYNSWGLPAPPFLMDALPVGESPGLSKTAGERELLLLPGSWISRGI; this is translated from the exons ATGGCGGCGTgggcgctgctggcgctggctCCGGTGGCGGCAG GGGCGATGCTTGGCTTCGCGTCCTACTACGGCGACCACATGGTGTTGCAGAAGGAGCCGGCGGGGGCCGTGGTGTGGGGCTATGGGGAGCCGGGGGCCGCGGTGACCGTGGCTCTCTCCGGGGATGGTGGCGTCATCGTCATGAAGAAGACGGCACGAGTTAAAG GACCTTCTGGGACGTGGACAACTGTCCTGGACCCTATGGATCAAGGCGGTCCCTACGCGCTGACGGCCGGGCAGGGCTCGGAGAACGTGACGCTGCGGGACGTCTACTTTGGGGACGTGTGGCTTTGCAGCGGGCAGAGCAACATGGCAATGACGGTCTTGCAG ATCGCCAACGCCAGCCAGGAGCTCGCCGCTGCCGCTCGCTACCCCTACGTCCGCGTCTTcgccgcagcgcccgcccgctCCGAGGTGGAGCTGGAGGACCTGGAGCGAATTGACTTGCCGTGGTCCATCCCGACGGCCG AAAACCTGGGCCATGGGAATTTCACCTACTTCTCGGCCGTCTGCTGGCTGTTGGGGCGCTACCTCTACGAGGCTCTGCGGTACCCCATCGGGCTGGTGGAGGCGGCCTGGGGGGGCACCCCCATCGAGGCCTGGTCCTCCCGAAGGGCTCTGCGGGTGTGCGGGCTGCCGGAGGACGCGGGGAG CATCTCCTCGCACCCGCATCTCTCCGGCCCGCAAACGCCCTCCGTGCTCTGGAACGCCATGATCCACCCGCTGCTCAACATGACGCTGCGGGGTGTCGCTTGGTACCAGG GCGAGGCCAACGCCTTCCTGCACACGGACCGGTACAACTGCACCTTCCCCGCGCTCATCGCCGACTGGCGCTGGGCTTTCCATGCCGGATCGGCCGGGCAGACAGAGCCGCTCCTCCCGTTCGGCTTCGTGCAG AACCCGGACGACAGCTTCGCCCGTCTCCGCTGGCACCAAACGGCCGATTTGGGGGTTGTCCCCAACGCCAGGATGCCCGGCACCTTCATGGCCGTGGCCATGGATCTGTGCGATGAGCACTCTCCCTACGGCAG CATCCACCCCCGGGACAAGCAGAACGTGGCCCACCGGCTGCACCTGGGTGCCAGAGCTGTGGCGTACGGGGAGAAAGACCTGGTTTTCCAAGGGCCATATCCCACCCGGGCCGTGCTGGAGGTGACCAGGGGTCTCCTGAACCTCACCTACAGCCAGGAGCTCGTCTGCCGTCAGAGGGACACGCGGGCGTTCGAG GTCTGCTGCTCTAACCAGTCGTCCCCGTGCGGGTGGCTGCCGGCACCCGTGGTGGTGGCGGAGTCCCGCACGGTGACGCTGGCCCTGACCGGTTGCGGGACGCTGGTGCTGGGCTTGCGCTACGCCTGGGCCGAGTGGCCCTGCGAGTACGAGTCCTGCGCCCTCTACAACTCCTGGGGTCTGCCTGCACCTCCTTTCCTCATGGATGCCCTGCCCGTAGGGGAAAGCCCAGGGCTCTCCAAAACAGCCGGAGAGAGggagctgcttctcctccccGGCTCCTGGATCTCCCGGGGGATTTAG
- the LOC142418799 gene encoding neurogranin isoform X2 gives MDCCNEGACTKLDEDILDIPLDDPDANAAAAKIQASFRGHMTRKKIKGGEIDRKTKDAECANSTRGGDLRNGD, from the exons ATGGACTGCTGCAAC GAGGGAGCCTGCACGAAGCTGGACGAGGACATCCTGGACATCCCCTTGGACGATCCCGACGCCAACGCGGCGGCCGCCAAGATCCAGGCTAGTTTCCGCGGCCATATGACCCGCAAGAAGATCAAAGGGGGCGAGATCGATCGGAAAACCAAGGACGCCGAGTGCGCCAACAGCACCCGCGGCGGTGACCTCCGCAACGGCGACTAG